TAGTATCGGTACAGTTCCGCTTTTGACATGAAGACACGTCGGACCATGAGGGGTTCCGCTTGTCGATCCAGCCGATCTTTCCCTTGGGGGTGGACCATGCGCATCATCCACCGGAGATACCAATTTTTTATCCTCACTTTGAGCGTTAGAGGGGGAGAGTAGACGGTAAATCCCAAATTCTCCGCCCCCCGGTAAAGAAACGTGGTTCCCACAATCCCTTTGATTTGCTCGCGATTGGGGTGGTGATCAATAAAGCGGACGAGCCCCGGCAACGATCGGCGAATCTCCCTTAAAAGAATAAGTCCTAAAGCATGCGCCCCTTTTCGTTCAAATAAGATTCTGGCCAATTTATAGTTATGGATATGAAGCTTTACCACCAAATCTCCTTTTCTGATCATCGTTCCACCTCGGGTGTACAGGGGGGTTCGATCCCAGTAAGGCATTAAGACGACGCGGAAAAGATTTTCCCCTTTTTCCACATACTGAAGTCGGCTTGAATAGTAATAAATCCGGTCCCATAATCCCCAAACGCGCAATAAATAGGAATTCATCGCTTTGCCCCCTAGCCTAAACCAAGTTTAAGACGGAGAATGAACCCTGGAGAGGTGATATCCCTATGCTGATCTTACCTTTTGCAGAAAAGAATCCATTGATTCATCCGACAGCCTTTATCGCCAAAGGGGCGGTCGTGAGCGGAGATGTAGAGATTGGGGAATATACGAATATTTGGTATAATGCGGTGATTCGTGGGGATATTGCTCCCACACGCATCGGCAAGAAGGTAAGCATCCAGGATAATTCCACGTTGCACCAGAGCCCCCATCTCCCCCTGATCATCGAAGATGAAGCGATCATCGGCCATAATGCCATCTTGCATAGCGCCATTATTCGTCGGGGCGCCCTGATTGGTATGGGAGCCATCGTTTTGGACGGTGCGGAGATCGGAGAGCGTGCGATGGTGGCGGCCGGTGCCCTCGTCCCCCCGGGGAAGAAAATTCCTCCCCATACACTATGTGTCGGTTCCCCCGCCAAAGTGATTCGGGAACTTACGGAAAAAGAAGACCTGGAATGGAGGAGGATTGTTTCTTCTTATACAGAAAAAGGACAAATTTATAAAGAGTTGGAGAAAAAAATTCAGGAATGAAGATAAATCTGGTATAATGAGAGTGTAAAAAGGATTTTGAAAATGGGGAGGGTGAGGGAATTGTTTAAGAAGATTTTGGTCGCCTATGATGGTTCCGGTCCTTCAAAGAAAGCGCTTGATGTTGCCTTAGGCTTGGTTAAAGAGGAACCCGGCACAGAACTTTATCTCGTCCATATCGTGAAATATGAACCGGTCCCAGCCAATGTATACGGGGAATTGGCCGTAGCCATCTCCCAAACCAATTTTCAAGAGGCGGCACGGAAACATGGGGAAGAAATATTACAGGAGGCGATTGATATCGCAAGCAAGGAAGGGCTGCATGGACATTCAGCCCTAATCGAAGGGGATCCTGCCTCTTCCATCATCGAATATGCCAATGAGAAAAAGGTAGATCTCATCGTGATGGGGAATCGGGGCCTTTCTCCCTTCCGGGAATTCTTCCTGGGGAGTGTAAGCCATCGGGTCACTCAGATGGCCGAGACGTCTGTGTTAATCGTAAAATAATGGTAAATCCCGGAATTTAGGACGGGTTCCCGTGTTGAGGAACCCGTTTTTAAATCCTTGCTAGAACCACTCGGCCGATTTCTCATCCTCCTTTTTCTCCACATCAATTTCTAAGGTCTCCATTCCACGAATGGCGTCCCGGATCAGACGCTCCATGTCCATCCCGGATTTTTCCTCCACACGCTCCACCACTTTCGCTTTCGGCTTCGTCCTGGGGCT
The DNA window shown above is from Thermicanus aegyptius DSM 12793 and carries:
- a CDS encoding YkoP family protein, translated to MNSYLLRVWGLWDRIYYYSSRLQYVEKGENLFRVVLMPYWDRTPLYTRGGTMIRKGDLVVKLHIHNYKLARILFERKGAHALGLILLREIRRSLPGLVRFIDHHPNREQIKGIVGTTFLYRGAENLGFTVYSPPLTLKVRIKNWYLRWMMRMVHPQGKDRLDRQAEPLMVRRVFMSKAELYRYYA
- a CDS encoding gamma carbonic anhydrase family protein is translated as MLILPFAEKNPLIHPTAFIAKGAVVSGDVEIGEYTNIWYNAVIRGDIAPTRIGKKVSIQDNSTLHQSPHLPLIIEDEAIIGHNAILHSAIIRRGALIGMGAIVLDGAEIGERAMVAAGALVPPGKKIPPHTLCVGSPAKVIRELTEKEDLEWRRIVSSYTEKGQIYKELEKKIQE
- a CDS encoding universal stress protein — translated: MFKKILVAYDGSGPSKKALDVALGLVKEEPGTELYLVHIVKYEPVPANVYGELAVAISQTNFQEAARKHGEEILQEAIDIASKEGLHGHSALIEGDPASSIIEYANEKKVDLIVMGNRGLSPFREFFLGSVSHRVTQMAETSVLIVK